Below is a genomic region from Demequina sp..
GCGGTGGCGCCTGGTCGAGATCGTCGAGAAGGCCAAGTAACTAGGTTCGACCAGGCTCGCTCGACACGAGCGAGAACCAGACGACAGGAGACACAGACATGATTCAGCAGGAGTCGCGACTTCGCGTCGCCGACAACACGGGTGCCAAGGAGATCCTCTGCATCCGTGTGCTCGGCGGCTCGCACCGTCGCTACGCCGGCATCGGCGACACGATCGTTGCCACCGTCAAGGATGCAATCCCTGGCGGCAACGTCAAGAAGGGCGACGTGGTCAAGGCCGTCGTCGTGCGCACCACCAAGGAGCGCCGCCGTCCCGACGGTTCCTACATCCGCTTCGACGAGAACGCAGCGGTGATCCTCAAGAACACTGATGGTGACCCTCGTGGCACCCGCATCTTCGGCCCGGTTGGCCGCGAGCTGCGCGACAAGAAGTTCATGAAGATCATTTCGCTCGCGCCGGAGGTGATCTAGTCCCATGGCGAAGATCAAGAAGGGCGACCTCGTTGTCGTCATCGCGGGCAAGGACCGCGGTCAGCAGGGTCGCGTGCTCGAGGTCCTCAAGGACTCCGACCGCGTGATCGTCGAGGGTGTTCAGCGCGTCACCAAGCACATCAAGCCGGGTACGCGCCGTGACCAGCAGTCGGGCGGCATCGTCCACATCGAGGCTCCGATTCACGTCTCGAACGTCATGCTGGTTGACCCGTCGACCAAGAAGGGCACCCGCGTCGGGTACCGCATCGAGCAGGTCGAGCGTGACGGCCGCACGCGCACTCAGCGCGTCCGCGTCGCCAAGCGCTCGGGTAAGGACGTCTGATGGCTACCGCGACTACCACCCAGCCGCGCCTCAAGGCCAAGTACCGCGAGGAGATCGCTCCCGCGCTCATCTCCGAGTTCGGTCACTCCAACGTGAACCAGGTCGCCGGTCTGACCAAGATCGTCGTCAACATGGGTGTCGGCGAGGCCGCGCGTGACTCGAAGCTCATCGAGGGCGCCATCGCCGACCTCACCGCGATCACCGGCCAGAAGCCGCAGGTCACGAAGGCCCGCAAGTCCATCGCGCAGTTCAAGCTGCGTGAGGGTCAGCCCATCGGCGCCCACGTGACGCTGCGCGGCGACCGCATGTGGGAGTTCCTCGACCGACTGCTGTCGATCGCGCTTCCCCGCATCCGTGACTTCCGTGGCCTGAACCCCAACCAGTTCGACGGCAACGGCAACTACACGTTCGGTCTCAACGAGCAGTCGATGTTCCACGAGATCAACCAGGACAAGATCGACCGCGTGCGCGGCATGGACATCACCATCGTCACGACCGCGACCACGGACGACGAGGGTCGCTCGCTGCTCACGCAGCTCGGCTTCCCGTTCAAGGAGAAGTGACATGGCAAAGACTGCCCTCAAGAACAAGGCGGCCAAGAAGCCCAAGTTCCCCGTTCGCGGATACACCCGGTGCCAGAAGTGCGGTCGCCCGCACTCGGTGTACCGCAAGTTCGGCCTTTGCCGCGTGTGCTTCCGCGAGATGGCGCACGCCGGCGAGCTGCCCGGAATCACCAAGAGCAGCTGGTAAATCACAACGCCGCAGGTCCCCAGGGAAACCACGGCGAGAAAGAGTTCAACACTCATGACAATGACTGACCCGATCGCAGACATGCTCACGCGTCTGCGCAACGCAAATTCGGCGTACCACGACACCGTGTCGATGCCTCACTCGAAGCTCAAGGCGAACATCGCCAAGATACTCGAGGCCGAGGGCTACATCGCCGGCTCGTCTGTGGCCGACGCCGAGGTGGGCAAGACGCTCACCCTCACCCTCAAGTACGGCCCCAACCGCGAGCGCTCGCTCGCCGGTGTGCGCCGCGTCTCCAAGCCCGGCCTTCGCGTGTACGCGAAGTCGACGAACCTTCCCAAGGTTCTCGGCGGTCTCGGTGTTGCCATCCTGTCCACCTCCTCCGGTCTGCTCACGGACCGCGAGGCCGAGAAGAAGGGCGTCGGCGGCGAGGTCGTCGCGTTCGTCTGGTAAGCGGGAGGCACACACATGTCGCGCATTGGAAAGATCCCCGTAGCGGTCCCCGCAAGCGTGGATGTCACGATTGACGGCTCCGAGTTGACGGTCAAGGGCCCCAAGGGCACCCTGACGCACACGGTCGCCGCCCCGATCACGGTCGAGAAGTCCGAGCAGGGCCTCGAGGTGAAGCGTCCTAACGACGAGCGCCTCGCGAAGTCGCTGCACGGCCTCACTCGCACCCTGGTCGCCAACATGGTCACGGGCGTGACCGACGGCTACGAGAAGAAGCTCGAGATCGTCGGCACCGGTTACCGCGTGGCGCTCAAGGGCTCGGACCTCGAGTTCGCCCTTGGCTTCTCGCACCCCGTGGTCGTCACGCCGCCCGCGGGCATCACCTTCGCTGTGGAGAGCCCCACCAAGTTCTCGGTGGCAGGCATCAGCAAGCAGCAGGTGGGCGAGGTTGCGGCCAACATTCGCAAGATTCGCAAGCCTGAGCCGTACAAGGGCAAGGGTGTCCGCTACGCGGGCGAGCAGGTTCGCCGCAAGGCCGGAAAGACGGGTAAGTAGCCATGAGCATCACAGTCAAGGGCAAGGGCAAGGCGATTCAGCGTCAGCGTCGCCACTTCCGCCTGCGCAAGAAGATCTCCGGCACGCCGGCTCGTCCCCGTCTCGTCGTGACCCGCTCGTCGCGTCACATGTTCGTGCAGGTCGTCGACGACACGCTGGGCAAGACCCTCGCGTCGGCCTCGACGCTCGAGGCGGACGTGCGTTCGCTCAAGGGCGACAAGACGGCCAAGGCGAGCAAGGTCGGCCAGCTGGTCGCCGAGCGCGCGAAGGCCGCCGGCATCGAGGCCGTCGTGTTCGACCGCGGTGGCAACAAGTACCACGGCCGCGTTGCGGCTGTGGCCGACGGCGCCCGAGAGGGCGGTCTGTCCCTGTAGGGGCGGGCCGGAACAGGTTTAGAGGAAAACTATGGCTGACAACAACACCGGTCGCCGCGACAACAATCGTCGCGGCCAGGAGCCGGAGAACAAGTTCGTCGAGCGCGTCGTCACCATCAACCGCGTCTCCAAGGTCGTGAAGGGCGGTCGCCGCTTCAGCTTCACCGCCCTTGTGGTCGTTGGCGATGGCGAGGGCAACGTCGGCATCGGCTACGGCAAGGCGAAGGAGGTGCCTGCCGCCATCTCGAAGGGTGTCGAGGAGGCCAAGCGCTCCTTCTTCCGCGTGCCGCGCATCCAGGGCACCATCCCGCACGCCGTGCAGGGTGAGGCCGCGGCCGGTGTCGTGTTCCTGCGCCCCGCGTCCCCCGGTACCGGTGTTATCGCCGGTGGCCCGGTGCGCGCGGTGCTCGAGTGCGCTGGCATTCACGACGTGCTGAGCAAGTCGCTCGGCTCGTCGAACGCCATCAACATCGTTCACGCGACGGTCGACGCGCTCAAGCGCCTCGAGCGTCCCGAGGCCGTGGCCGCGCGCCGCGGCAAGAGCGTCGAAGAGGTCGCCCCCGCGGCGATGCTGCGCGCTCAGGCTGCAGGGGTGAAGTAATGGCTCGCCTGAAGATCACCCAGAAGCGTTCAATCATCGGCGTGAAGCCCCAGCACCGTGAGACCGTGCGTTCGCTCGGCCTCAAGCGCATTGGGGACATTGTCGTGAAGGAGGACCGTCCCGAGATTCGCGGGATGGTCAAGGCGGTCAACCACCTGGTTGCCGTGGAGGAGGTTGACTGATGGCTGAGGAGAAGACCCCCGCCACCAAGAAGGCGCCGGCCAAGAAGGCCGACGCTGCCAAGGCTGACGCTGTGAAGGCTGAGAAGCCCGCTGCCAAGAAGGCGCCGGCCAAGGCTGCCGCTGACAAGGCTCCGGCGAAGGCTGCCGCCCCCAAGGCCGCTGCTGAGAAGGTCGCTGCCCCCAAGGCTGCCGCTGCCAAGAAGCCCGCTGCTAAGGCTGAGCCCAAGGCCGAGCCGAAGGCTGCTGCCAAGGCGCCTGCAGCGTCGGCCGCTGCCAAGAAGCCGGCTGCTGCGAAGAAGCCTGCTGCCAAGCCCGCGGAGGGCGAGGACAAGGCTTCGACGCTCAAGCTGCACCACCTGCGTCCCGCCGCTGGCGCGCACACCAAGAAGACCCGCGTGGGTCGTGGTGAGGCGTCCAAGGGCAAGACGGCCGGTCGTGGCACCAAGGGCACGGGTGCCCGCTACCAGGTGCCCGCGCACTTCGAGGGTGGGCAGACGCCCATTCACATGCGCATCCCCAAGCTGCGTGGCTTCAAGAGCCCGTTCAAGGTCGACTACCAGGTCGTCAACGTGGGTCAGCTCTCCGAGCTGTTCCCCAAGGGCGGCAAGGTGACGAAGGCCGACCTCGTCGAGAAGGGCGCCGTGCGCAAGAACCAGCCCGTCAAGGTGCTGGGCGACGGCGATATCTCGGTCAAGGTGACCATCGTCGACGCTGACCGCGTTTCGCAGTCCGCGAAGACCAAGATCGAGGCCGCGGGCGGCGCGGTCAACGAGGGCTAGAGTCGGATGCCGGGCCCGTCCCACTGATGGGGCGGGCCCGCACCGGCACCTCGGTGCCCCAAAACTGGAGGATTCATGTTCAGCGGTTTCATCAGTGCGTTCCGCACGCCGGACCTGCGCAAGAAGCTGCTGCTCACCCTTGGCATCATCGCGATCTACCGCCTCGGCGTCGCGATCCCCACGCCGGGCGTCAGCTACTCGAACGTCCAGTACTGCGCCAGCACCTCCGCTGGAAACTCCGCGCTCGACATCCTCAACCTCTTCGCCGGCGGGGCGCTGTTGCACCTGTCGATCTTCGCGCTCGGCATCATGCCGTACATCACCGCGTCGATCATCGTGCAGCTGCTGCGCGTGCTCATTCCGCGCTTCGAGACGCTGTACCGCGAGGGCCAGGAGGGTCAGGCGAAGCTGACCCAGTACACCCGCTACATCACGGTTGGCTTCGCGGCCCTGCAGTCCGCGGCCTACGTGACGATGGCGCGTAACGGCGTATTCTTCCCCGGCTGCGCGCAGCCCATCATCCCCGACGAGTCGTGGCAGACCATCACGGTCATGGTCCTCACGATGACCGCCGGCACCGTGTTTGTGATGTGGCTCGGCGAGCGCATCACTGAGCGCGGCGTCGGCAACGGCATGTCGCTGCTGATCTTCACGTCGATCGCCGCGGCCTTCCCGCAGAACATCTCCGCCATCTGGCACTCCTCGAACGGCCCCATGAACACGCTGCTCCTCGCGCTGCTGCTGTTCGTGGTCATCTCGGTTGTGGTGTTCGTGGAGCAGAGCCAGCGCCGCATCCCGGTGCAGTACGCCAAGCGCGTCGTCGGCCGCCGCACCCTTGGCGGTTCGTCCACCTACATCCCGTTGAAGATCAACATGGCTGGTGTTATCCCCGTGATCTTCGCCTCGTCGCTGCTGACGCTGCCTCAGGTCATCTCGCAGTTCTCGGGGCAGGACCCCGCCGACTGGGTGGTGTGGATGAACAACAACATCGCCGACCCCAAGTCGCCGTGGCACATGCTGCTGTACATCCTGCTGATCATCTTCTTCGCGTACTTCTACACGGCCATCACGTTCAACCCGGACCAGGTTGCCGACGACATGAAGAAGTACGGCGGCTTCATTCCCGGCATTCGCCCCGGAAAGCCGACGGCCGACTTCCTCGAGTACGTGCTGTCCCGCATCACCGCGGCAGGCTCGCTCTACCTGGCCATCGTCGCGCTCGCGCCCATGCTCGCATTCGTCATGATGGGGGTGTCCACGAACATCCCGTTCGGCGGCACGTCGATCCTGATTCTCGTCGGCGTGGGTCTCGACACGGTCAAGCGCATTCAGTCGCAGCTTGAGCAGCGCCACTACGAAGGGTTCCTCAAGTAATGCGGGCCATCCTTCTTGGCCCCCCCTGGAGCGGGCAAGGGCACTCAGGCGGCACGCCTCGCAGAGCGCTACGGCATCCCCGCGATCTCCACGGGAGACATCTTCCGCGCCAACGTCAAGGGCGGCACCGAGCTGGGTCAGGAGGCCCAGAAGTTCATGGACGCGGGCCAGCTGGTCCCGGACTCGGTGACGAACGCCATGGTGCGCGATCGCCTCGCTCAGCCCGACGCTGCGGCTGGCTTTCTGCTCGACGGTTACCCGCGCACTTCGGACCAGGCCGTTGAGCTCGACGCGATGCTCGCGGACCTTGGCACGCGGCTCGAGCGGGCAATCGAGCTCACCGCTGACTTCGACGTGGTGACCGAGCGCTTGTTGAAGCGCGCGGAGCTCGAGGGCCGTTCCGATGACACCGAAGACGTGATCCGCACGCGGCTCGAGGTCTACGCGACGGCGACGGCCCCACTTACCGCGTACTACTCGGGCCGTGGCCTCCTCGTGCAGGTGGACGGCATCGGCGAGGTCGAAGACGTCACCGCGCGCATCATCGCCGCGCTGTCCTGATGGGCATCCAGTACAAGACTGAAGACCAGATGCGCACCATGGTGCGCGCCGGTCTCGTTGTTGAGGCCGCGCTCGCGGCCGCCCGCTCCGCGGCCGTCGTTGGCGCCACCACCGCCGATGTCGACGCCGCCGCCGCGCGCGTGATCGCCGAGCGCGGCGCCACCAGCAACTTCCTCGGGTACCACGGGTTCCCGGCGACCACCTGCGTCTCCGTCAATGACGAGGTGGTGCACGGCATCCCCGGCGATCGCGTCCTCGCCGACGGCGACGTAGTGTCGATCGACTGCGGCGCGATCATCGACGGATGGCACGGCGACAGCGCGATCAC
It encodes:
- the rplX gene encoding 50S ribosomal protein L24 → MAKIKKGDLVVVIAGKDRGQQGRVLEVLKDSDRVIVEGVQRVTKHIKPGTRRDQQSGGIVHIEAPIHVSNVMLVDPSTKKGTRVGYRIEQVERDGRTRTQRVRVAKRSGKDV
- the rplO gene encoding 50S ribosomal protein L15, which codes for MAEEKTPATKKAPAKKADAAKADAVKAEKPAAKKAPAKAAADKAPAKAAAPKAAAEKVAAPKAAAAKKPAAKAEPKAEPKAAAKAPAASAAAKKPAAAKKPAAKPAEGEDKASTLKLHHLRPAAGAHTKKTRVGRGEASKGKTAGRGTKGTGARYQVPAHFEGGQTPIHMRIPKLRGFKSPFKVDYQVVNVGQLSELFPKGGKVTKADLVEKGAVRKNQPVKVLGDGDISVKVTIVDADRVSQSAKTKIEAAGGAVNEG
- the rpsE gene encoding 30S ribosomal protein S5; this translates as MADNNTGRRDNNRRGQEPENKFVERVVTINRVSKVVKGGRRFSFTALVVVGDGEGNVGIGYGKAKEVPAAISKGVEEAKRSFFRVPRIQGTIPHAVQGEAAAGVVFLRPASPGTGVIAGGPVRAVLECAGIHDVLSKSLGSSNAINIVHATVDALKRLERPEAVAARRGKSVEEVAPAAMLRAQAAGVK
- the rplE gene encoding 50S ribosomal protein L5 — encoded protein: MATATTTQPRLKAKYREEIAPALISEFGHSNVNQVAGLTKIVVNMGVGEAARDSKLIEGAIADLTAITGQKPQVTKARKSIAQFKLREGQPIGAHVTLRGDRMWEFLDRLLSIALPRIRDFRGLNPNQFDGNGNYTFGLNEQSMFHEINQDKIDRVRGMDITIVTTATTDDEGRSLLTQLGFPFKEK
- the rpmD gene encoding 50S ribosomal protein L30, whose translation is MARLKITQKRSIIGVKPQHRETVRSLGLKRIGDIVVKEDRPEIRGMVKAVNHLVAVEEVD
- the secY gene encoding preprotein translocase subunit SecY, producing the protein MFSGFISAFRTPDLRKKLLLTLGIIAIYRLGVAIPTPGVSYSNVQYCASTSAGNSALDILNLFAGGALLHLSIFALGIMPYITASIIVQLLRVLIPRFETLYREGQEGQAKLTQYTRYITVGFAALQSAAYVTMARNGVFFPGCAQPIIPDESWQTITVMVLTMTAGTVFVMWLGERITERGVGNGMSLLIFTSIAAAFPQNISAIWHSSNGPMNTLLLALLLFVVISVVVFVEQSQRRIPVQYAKRVVGRRTLGGSSTYIPLKINMAGVIPVIFASSLLTLPQVISQFSGQDPADWVVWMNNNIADPKSPWHMLLYILLIIFFAYFYTAITFNPDQVADDMKKYGGFIPGIRPGKPTADFLEYVLSRITAAGSLYLAIVALAPMLAFVMMGVSTNIPFGGTSILILVGVGLDTVKRIQSQLEQRHYEGFLK
- the rplR gene encoding 50S ribosomal protein L18: MSITVKGKGKAIQRQRRHFRLRKKISGTPARPRLVVTRSSRHMFVQVVDDTLGKTLASASTLEADVRSLKGDKTAKASKVGQLVAERAKAAGIEAVVFDRGGNKYHGRVAAVADGAREGGLSL
- the rplF gene encoding 50S ribosomal protein L6, producing MSRIGKIPVAVPASVDVTIDGSELTVKGPKGTLTHTVAAPITVEKSEQGLEVKRPNDERLAKSLHGLTRTLVANMVTGVTDGYEKKLEIVGTGYRVALKGSDLEFALGFSHPVVVTPPAGITFAVESPTKFSVAGISKQQVGEVAANIRKIRKPEPYKGKGVRYAGEQVRRKAGKTGK
- a CDS encoding adenylate kinase, with product MAPPGAGKGTQAARLAERYGIPAISTGDIFRANVKGGTELGQEAQKFMDAGQLVPDSVTNAMVRDRLAQPDAAAGFLLDGYPRTSDQAVELDAMLADLGTRLERAIELTADFDVVTERLLKRAELEGRSDDTEDVIRTRLEVYATATAPLTAYYSGRGLLVQVDGIGEVEDVTARIIAALS
- the rplN gene encoding 50S ribosomal protein L14, with the translated sequence MIQQESRLRVADNTGAKEILCIRVLGGSHRRYAGIGDTIVATVKDAIPGGNVKKGDVVKAVVVRTTKERRRPDGSYIRFDENAAVILKNTDGDPRGTRIFGPVGRELRDKKFMKIISLAPEVI
- the rpsH gene encoding 30S ribosomal protein S8, giving the protein MTMTDPIADMLTRLRNANSAYHDTVSMPHSKLKANIAKILEAEGYIAGSSVADAEVGKTLTLTLKYGPNRERSLAGVRRVSKPGLRVYAKSTNLPKVLGGLGVAILSTSSGLLTDREAEKKGVGGEVVAFVW
- a CDS encoding type Z 30S ribosomal protein S14 — its product is MAKTALKNKAAKKPKFPVRGYTRCQKCGRPHSVYRKFGLCRVCFREMAHAGELPGITKSSW